Below is a genomic region from Methanolobus sediminis.
ACATAATTCGAAGCCAATTTTCCATAGGGATTAGTATGGGAAACATCAGAAAGATACGCAAGATACTGAAGAGTATGCCCACTATTGAAGGGGCAGGTGTACATTTAAAGAGAGCATTTGGATTCAATCATGTGCCGGAGCTTGATCCATTCCTTTTGTTGGATGATTTTCATTCGAACAACCCGGAGAACTACATAATGGGTTTCCCCTGGCATCCCCACAGAGGAATGGAAACTATAACATACGTACTCCAGGGAAATGTGGAACACGGCGACAGCATGGGGAATAAAGGAGCCACTGGCCCCGGAGATGTGCAATGGATGACCGCAGGTAGCGGCATTATCCATCAGGAGATGCCAAAGGGAGATGACAACAACAATCTCTGGGGATTCCAGTTATGGGCAAACCTGCCCGCATCCCACAAGATGATGGACCCTCGCTATCAGGAAGTGAAGGGCAGTCAGATCCCCGAGATCACCAGAGACAACGGCACACGTATCAAGATCATCTGCGGCAATATGGACGGAGTTCAGGGACCTGTCAGGGACATAGTCACAGACCCGGAATACTTTGACATAACAATACCTGCAAATACTATTTTTGAGTACGCCACAAAATCCGGTTACACAGTACTGGCCTACGTGATAGAAGGAGAGGGATGCTTCGACCCAGAGAACGACCAGTATTCATACGAGGTGGACGGAGCAAAGTACTTCGACCTTCAAAGCGGTGCATCCACCGGAAAGGAGAATCTTGTCATGTTCGACGATGGCGACAGCATAGTTGCTAGAGCCGGCAAAGATGGTGTCCGTTT
It encodes:
- a CDS encoding pirin family protein, coding for MGNIRKIRKILKSMPTIEGAGVHLKRAFGFNHVPELDPFLLLDDFHSNNPENYIMGFPWHPHRGMETITYVLQGNVEHGDSMGNKGATGPGDVQWMTAGSGIIHQEMPKGDDNNNLWGFQLWANLPASHKMMDPRYQEVKGSQIPEITRDNGTRIKIICGNMDGVQGPVRDIVTDPEYFDITIPANTIFEYATKSGYTVLAYVIEGEGCFDPENDQYSYEVDGAKYFDLQSGASTGKENLVMFDDGDSIVARAGKDGVRFLLMTGKPIGEPVAWYGPIVMNTQEELQKAFDDYRNGTFVK